One genomic segment of Trichococcus shcherbakoviae includes these proteins:
- a CDS encoding S41 family peptidase, with product MGNNGHKLKNGKKRGVKLSFYFLSLLIVAAAAIGGTYAWIGRSVTLPSTEEIIQGTNSSTLDAAAADRIGAVYQTLLNNYVEGVDEEALIEGALSGMVEAVGDPYSQYLNTEASDNLDETISASFEGIGAEIMSLNQQIVIVSPIKGSPAEKAGLLPNDVILSADGQALQGLTASEAVALIRGEKGSEVVLEIVRGDQTFKVNIIRDTIPIETVTFELDEGHPEIGIVHVSSFSTPTYDDIVSAVTDLRTQGATSFVFDFRQNPGGLLDQALKISNMFLNDGDVIMQTQEKDADPNKIVASASEFGDFKITEPTVLLVDEGSASASEIVAGALQESSEIPLVGTTTFGKGTVQTVYPLTESSELKLTVAKWLTPNGNWIHEKGIAVDYEVALPEYATLTIIDSTATYEEGTVSEEVKNVEAMLNAIGYTVEADGYYDEDTAEQVASFQAANELETTGIVTGDTALAIVEQLREVLTENDTQYDKAVEILMGNE from the coding sequence ATGGGCAACAACGGGCATAAACTTAAAAACGGCAAAAAACGCGGAGTCAAACTCTCCTTCTATTTCCTTTCCTTGCTCATCGTTGCTGCTGCGGCAATCGGCGGAACGTATGCGTGGATTGGAAGAAGCGTCACGCTTCCCTCCACGGAGGAGATCATCCAAGGGACAAATAGTTCAACATTGGATGCGGCTGCGGCGGACCGCATCGGAGCCGTCTATCAAACGCTGCTCAACAACTATGTCGAAGGTGTCGATGAAGAAGCGCTGATCGAAGGCGCCTTGAGCGGCATGGTGGAAGCAGTCGGCGATCCCTACAGTCAATACTTGAACACAGAAGCGAGCGATAACTTGGATGAGACGATCTCCGCCTCATTCGAAGGCATCGGTGCTGAAATCATGTCCTTGAATCAACAGATCGTCATTGTATCGCCGATCAAAGGCTCGCCTGCCGAAAAAGCGGGGCTTTTGCCGAATGACGTCATCCTCAGTGCGGACGGCCAGGCATTGCAGGGCCTGACAGCTAGCGAAGCAGTCGCTCTGATCAGAGGCGAAAAGGGCAGTGAAGTGGTTCTGGAAATAGTCCGCGGTGATCAGACTTTCAAAGTGAACATCATCAGGGACACGATTCCGATCGAAACGGTGACATTTGAACTCGATGAAGGACATCCTGAAATCGGCATCGTCCATGTATCCAGTTTCTCCACACCGACCTATGACGATATCGTCAGTGCTGTAACGGATCTGCGCACACAGGGAGCCACATCCTTTGTGTTTGATTTCAGACAGAATCCAGGCGGCTTATTGGACCAGGCTCTGAAAATCAGCAATATGTTCCTTAACGACGGAGACGTCATCATGCAGACGCAAGAAAAAGATGCCGATCCAAATAAAATCGTAGCCAGCGCAAGCGAGTTCGGAGATTTCAAGATAACCGAACCAACCGTGCTGCTTGTCGATGAAGGCAGCGCCAGCGCTTCGGAAATCGTTGCGGGGGCCCTGCAGGAATCTTCCGAGATACCATTGGTCGGGACAACGACCTTCGGCAAAGGAACTGTGCAGACAGTTTATCCGTTGACCGAAAGCAGCGAATTGAAATTAACTGTAGCGAAGTGGTTGACGCCGAACGGCAACTGGATCCACGAAAAAGGGATCGCAGTCGACTACGAAGTCGCACTTCCGGAGTACGCTACATTGACGATCATCGATTCCACAGCGACATATGAAGAAGGAACTGTCTCGGAAGAGGTCAAGAATGTCGAAGCGATGCTGAATGCCATCGGCTACACAGTCGAGGCGGACGGTTATTACGATGAAGACACTGCCGAGCAGGTAGCGTCATTCCAAGCTGCAAACGAACTGGAAACAACCGGTATTGTAACGGGTGACACGGCATTGGCGATAGTCGAACAATTGCGGGAAGTCCTTACGGAGAACGACACACAGTACGATAAGGCTGTGGAAATATTGATGGGGAACGAATAA
- the lepB gene encoding signal peptidase I — translation MKVDKKMQDGLWDWMKAITFALLLVIIIRFFVFIPLKVEGDSMSPTLAQGNYLLYETFSDIDRFDIIIFSNEEGQTLIKRVIGLPGDSIAYSEDQLYLNGEPVEESFLGTEKQQGMDVFTSDFDLLTLTGMETVPEGNYFVLGDNRVRSRDSRIFGFVAQADIAGKAAMVYYPLEDFGFIQN, via the coding sequence ATGAAAGTAGATAAAAAGATGCAGGATGGTCTCTGGGATTGGATGAAGGCGATCACCTTTGCTTTGCTGTTGGTGATCATCATCCGTTTTTTTGTATTCATTCCGCTGAAAGTGGAAGGCGACTCCATGAGCCCTACGCTGGCACAGGGCAACTACCTCTTATATGAGACGTTTTCCGACATTGACCGCTTTGATATCATCATCTTCAGCAATGAAGAAGGGCAAACGCTCATTAAGCGGGTCATCGGATTGCCGGGCGATTCCATTGCTTACAGCGAGGATCAACTGTACCTGAATGGCGAGCCTGTTGAAGAGTCTTTTCTGGGGACGGAGAAGCAGCAGGGGATGGATGTTTTCACTTCGGATTTTGATTTGCTGACCTTGACAGGAATGGAGACGGTCCCGGAAGGCAACTATTTTGTGTTGGGGGACAACAGAGTGCGCAGCAGGGACAGCCGGATATTCGGCTTTGTCGCGCAGGCCGACATAGCCGGCAAAGCGGCGATGGTGTACTATCCACTTGAGGATTTTGGCTTTATTCAAAATTAA
- the lepB gene encoding signal peptidase I, with protein sequence MSFGNKNHDDQDSGFVSRNERFGVDKKKEIQPENRGSFLREALNLILSVAIAFVLFIVIRTYLFYPFQVVGDSMVPTLETGDRLILNKLAEIDRFDIVVFPAPDGTDEEYVKRIIGLPGDEITYFQDELYINGEKIEEHYLEALREASDQALTGDFTLFSLTGEATVPEDMYFVLGDNRSVSKDSRVFGFIPAAQIEGTADLRLWPLNKIGIIDDNGADE encoded by the coding sequence ATGTCATTTGGCAATAAAAATCATGACGACCAAGACTCAGGTTTTGTTTCAAGAAACGAAAGATTCGGGGTCGACAAAAAGAAAGAAATCCAACCAGAAAACCGAGGCAGTTTTTTGCGGGAAGCGCTGAATCTGATCCTTTCGGTGGCAATCGCCTTTGTGCTGTTCATTGTCATCCGTACTTATTTGTTTTATCCGTTCCAGGTTGTCGGCGATTCGATGGTGCCGACTTTGGAGACCGGAGACCGGCTGATCCTGAATAAATTGGCTGAAATTGATCGTTTTGATATCGTGGTGTTCCCTGCTCCTGACGGGACCGATGAAGAATATGTGAAGCGCATCATTGGGCTGCCTGGGGACGAAATCACTTATTTCCAGGATGAGCTGTACATCAACGGCGAAAAAATCGAGGAGCACTATCTGGAGGCGCTGAGAGAAGCTTCAGATCAGGCTTTGACCGGGGATTTCACGCTCTTCAGCCTGACAGGGGAAGCAACCGTTCCGGAAGATATGTATTTCGTTCTTGGGGACAACCGCAGCGTTTCCAAAGACAGTCGGGTTTTCGGGTTCATCCCGGCAGCACAGATCGAGGGAACAGCTGATTTAAGACTATGGCCGCTGAACAAAATAGGCATCATCGATGACAATGGTGCAGATGAATAA
- the ylqF gene encoding ribosome biogenesis GTPase YlqF, with translation MLIQWFPGHMAKAKREALEKLKMVDLVIELLDARLPVSSRNPLIDDIIGNKPRLIVLNKADLADKTATKDWVEYFKQDKKAQRAVSMSTLNNKDVENIKRELKEMMAHKTQAMINKGVKPRAIRLMILGIPNVGKSTLINKLMQKNRAQTGNRPGVTKGQQWLKIGGDFELLDTPGILWPKFEDQLIGQKLALTGAIKDTVFHKDDVALFALRHFMQHYPGRLQAFYKVDEKEFEGEVPELLMELTTKLRFGEDYSRASERIIFDIRGGKLGPYTLDQVPVKAAEAGEGLAE, from the coding sequence ATGTTAATACAATGGTTTCCAGGCCACATGGCAAAAGCGAAACGTGAAGCGTTGGAAAAATTAAAAATGGTCGATTTGGTGATTGAGTTGCTGGATGCGCGCCTCCCGGTATCAAGCCGGAACCCTTTGATCGATGACATCATTGGAAACAAACCAAGACTGATTGTCCTTAACAAGGCAGATCTTGCAGATAAGACAGCCACCAAAGACTGGGTTGAATACTTCAAACAGGATAAGAAAGCGCAACGGGCTGTTTCGATGTCGACGCTGAACAATAAAGATGTAGAGAACATCAAAAGAGAACTGAAAGAGATGATGGCCCACAAAACGCAGGCGATGATCAATAAAGGCGTCAAACCCCGCGCCATCCGTTTGATGATACTTGGTATCCCGAACGTCGGGAAATCAACTTTGATCAACAAGCTGATGCAGAAAAACCGCGCGCAGACCGGCAATCGCCCCGGCGTGACCAAAGGGCAACAATGGTTGAAAATCGGCGGCGATTTCGAGTTGCTGGACACGCCAGGGATACTTTGGCCTAAGTTCGAAGACCAACTGATCGGGCAAAAGCTTGCCCTGACCGGAGCGATTAAGGATACCGTTTTCCATAAGGATGACGTCGCATTATTCGCATTGCGTCATTTTATGCAGCATTATCCGGGCAGATTGCAGGCATTCTATAAGGTGGACGAAAAAGAATTCGAAGGAGAGGTTCCGGAATTGTTGATGGAATTGACCACGAAATTGCGCTTTGGCGAAGACTATAGCCGAGCCAGTGAAAGAATTATTTTTGACATCCGCGGCGGCAAATTGGGTCCATATACATTGGACCAGGTTCCCGTAAAGGCAGCGGAGGCTGGAGAGGGCTTAGCGGAATGA
- a CDS encoding ribonuclease HII codes for MNKPLSIATIKEQLQGIESLEDQRWETIRADSRKGVQAAVKSWERNYQLNLSLKERQIQMMVFEEELKAKGRLAIAGIDEVGRGPLAGPVVAAAVILPVDIPFLPVNDSKQLSAKKREQLYDQIMAIADVGIGLISPETIDAVNIYQATKLAMMQAIANLKQEPDSLLIDAMKLPLPVEQQSIIKGDAKSVSIAAASIVAKVYRDRLMSEYALQYPHYGFEKNAGYGTQLHLSGLDNHGITPIHRKTFDPIKSMLREQ; via the coding sequence ATGAACAAACCATTGAGCATCGCTACCATCAAGGAGCAGCTGCAGGGAATCGAATCATTGGAAGATCAACGTTGGGAAACAATCCGAGCCGACTCCCGCAAAGGTGTCCAAGCTGCAGTCAAATCCTGGGAGCGGAATTATCAACTCAATCTTTCCTTAAAAGAGCGGCAAATCCAGATGATGGTCTTTGAAGAAGAGTTGAAGGCGAAAGGTCGTCTTGCCATCGCAGGGATCGATGAAGTCGGCAGAGGCCCCTTAGCCGGTCCTGTGGTAGCTGCTGCAGTCATTCTGCCGGTGGACATCCCTTTCCTACCGGTCAACGATTCGAAACAACTCTCAGCCAAAAAAAGGGAGCAACTTTATGATCAAATCATGGCCATTGCCGATGTCGGCATCGGATTGATTTCGCCAGAAACGATCGACGCCGTGAATATTTATCAAGCCACAAAACTGGCGATGATGCAGGCAATCGCCAATCTGAAGCAAGAGCCTGACAGCCTGCTCATCGATGCCATGAAGCTGCCGTTGCCTGTTGAACAGCAATCCATCATCAAGGGCGATGCCAAATCCGTTTCGATCGCTGCCGCCAGCATTGTCGCGAAAGTATACCGTGATCGCCTGATGTCCGAGTATGCTTTGCAATATCCACATTACGGATTTGAGAAGAATGCCGGCTATGGCACCCAACTGCATTTATCCGGACTGGATAATCATGGCATCACGCCTATCCACCGGAAGACATTTGATCCTATCAAAAGCATGCTGAGAGAGCAATAA
- the dprA gene encoding DNA-processing protein DprA, producing the protein MEMNREDLTVRDKLIYHAMTGVCTPNFMKHLYLSWTRDAFYSIEEIVSSYVPMSKETKQQQLKMALETAYSKMSFEELNELYRIKDIQILTILDNSYPEGWLNSYLPPVVVFCAGNIRLLEQPCLSVVGSRSPTAYGKAVLDEMIPPLVAEGVTLVSGLAKGIDQMVHSCAIANGGTTIGIIGAGLDVTYPRENAALQRQMMAEQLVISEYPLGSKPERFHFPMRNRLIANLSLATLVIEATEKSGSLITANLALQENRDVYAVPGNITSRLSVGTNQLIKAGAACVLNATDVLEEMKTQWN; encoded by the coding sequence ATGGAAATGAACCGCGAGGATCTGACGGTCCGGGATAAATTGATTTATCATGCAATGACCGGCGTGTGCACGCCGAATTTTATGAAGCATCTGTACCTCTCCTGGACGAGGGATGCTTTCTATTCAATAGAAGAAATCGTAAGTAGTTATGTGCCGATGAGCAAGGAAACCAAACAACAGCAGTTGAAGATGGCGCTCGAGACGGCATACAGCAAAATGTCTTTTGAAGAGTTGAATGAGTTGTACCGGATCAAGGATATCCAAATTTTGACGATCCTGGACAACAGCTATCCGGAAGGTTGGCTGAACAGCTATCTTCCGCCTGTCGTGGTATTCTGTGCGGGGAATATCCGTTTATTGGAGCAGCCTTGTTTGAGCGTCGTCGGCAGCCGCAGTCCGACCGCCTACGGAAAGGCGGTCTTGGACGAAATGATACCGCCGTTGGTTGCGGAAGGCGTCACGCTCGTAAGTGGGCTCGCCAAAGGCATCGATCAAATGGTTCATTCCTGTGCCATCGCAAACGGCGGAACCACAATCGGCATCATCGGGGCAGGCCTGGATGTTACTTACCCAAGAGAAAATGCCGCCCTTCAGCGGCAAATGATGGCAGAGCAGCTCGTCATCAGTGAATATCCTTTAGGCTCGAAACCGGAACGTTTCCATTTTCCGATGCGCAATCGCCTGATCGCCAACCTTTCGCTGGCCACGTTGGTGATCGAGGCGACGGAAAAGAGCGGCAGCCTCATAACCGCGAATCTGGCGCTGCAGGAAAACAGGGATGTTTATGCGGTTCCCGGAAATATTACCAGCCGGCTCAGTGTCGGCACCAATCAATTGATAAAGGCCGGCGCAGCTTGCGTTTTGAACGCAACTGACGTGCTGGAAGAAATGAAAACGCAGTGGAACTGA
- the topA gene encoding type I DNA topoisomerase, with the protein MAYKYLVIVESPTKAKTIEKYLGRNYKVVASKGHLRDLPKSRMAINIENDYQPDYISIRGKGDLIKELKKYGHKAEKIYLASDPDREGEAISWHLAHLLGLDPADNIRVVYNEVTKDAVREALKNPRPINMDLVSAQQARRILDRLVGYSISPILWKKVKKGLSAGRVQSVALKLIVNREEEIAGFEPVESWTIDGTFLKDKHVFQAAFYGLGGKKLKLKTKAEADAVFEKITSNVFEISDVTKKQQKRNPAQPFTTSSLQQEAANKLNFRTRKTMMIAQELYEGIPLGKEGSVGLITYMRTDSTRVSAGSIEEAHEYITGTYGPEYAIEKQRENKKAPSAQDAHEAIRPSSVLRVPSEIEAFLTKDQFKLYQLIWARFLASQMTPAIFDTMKVDLKHEDVMFRATGSKENFAGYRKVYVEGTAKEKDNLLPEMAVGDTVFSKDIEPNQHFSQPPARYSEATLIKALEENGVGRPSTYAPTIETIQKRYYVKVTAKRFEPTELGTIVNGLISTYFPDIVNISFTAGMEQDLDSVEEGNMEWVKVVDRFYKPFAEELAKAEVEIEKIEIKDEPAGFDCELCGHPMVIKIGRFGKFYACSNFPECRNTKPIVKKINVTCPVCHKGEVIERKSKKNRIFYGCDQYPECEFISWDKPIGRDCPKCQHYLVEKKVKGGIQVKCSHCEYEEDVQK; encoded by the coding sequence TTGGCTTATAAATATTTAGTCATCGTGGAATCACCTACCAAAGCCAAGACGATAGAAAAGTATCTTGGCAGAAACTATAAAGTGGTAGCAAGTAAAGGCCACTTGCGCGATTTACCAAAGAGTCGCATGGCAATCAATATCGAAAATGACTATCAGCCGGATTATATTTCCATTCGTGGTAAAGGCGACCTGATTAAAGAATTGAAAAAATATGGCCATAAGGCAGAAAAAATTTACCTGGCTTCCGACCCGGATAGAGAAGGGGAAGCCATCTCGTGGCACCTCGCTCACTTGTTGGGCTTGGACCCAGCAGACAATATCCGCGTCGTTTATAATGAAGTAACCAAAGATGCAGTCAGAGAAGCACTGAAAAATCCAAGACCAATCAACATGGATCTTGTTTCGGCCCAGCAAGCCCGAAGGATACTGGATCGCCTGGTCGGATACTCGATTTCACCCATACTATGGAAGAAAGTCAAAAAAGGTTTGAGTGCCGGACGGGTCCAATCCGTTGCCCTGAAACTGATCGTCAACCGCGAAGAGGAGATTGCCGGGTTCGAGCCTGTGGAGTCCTGGACGATTGATGGTACTTTCCTGAAGGACAAACATGTTTTTCAGGCAGCCTTTTATGGCTTGGGCGGGAAAAAACTGAAGCTGAAGACCAAAGCGGAAGCGGATGCCGTATTCGAGAAGATCACTTCCAATGTTTTTGAGATTTCCGATGTAACGAAGAAACAGCAAAAACGCAACCCGGCTCAGCCGTTCACGACTTCCAGTCTTCAACAGGAAGCCGCCAACAAATTGAATTTCCGTACACGGAAAACGATGATGATTGCGCAGGAACTCTATGAAGGGATTCCACTCGGCAAAGAAGGCTCAGTAGGTTTGATCACCTATATGCGAACGGATTCGACACGTGTGTCGGCCGGTTCGATAGAGGAAGCGCACGAATACATCACGGGCACATACGGTCCGGAATATGCTATCGAAAAACAGCGTGAGAACAAAAAGGCCCCATCGGCACAGGATGCGCATGAAGCCATCCGTCCTTCCAGCGTTTTAAGAGTGCCAAGCGAAATCGAAGCCTTTCTGACGAAGGACCAGTTCAAACTGTACCAATTGATCTGGGCGCGCTTTTTGGCGAGTCAGATGACACCGGCGATTTTTGATACGATGAAGGTCGATCTCAAGCACGAGGACGTCATGTTCCGGGCGACGGGTTCCAAAGAAAACTTTGCCGGTTACCGTAAAGTCTACGTAGAAGGCACCGCCAAAGAAAAAGACAATCTTCTGCCGGAAATGGCTGTCGGCGATACTGTGTTCTCGAAGGACATCGAACCGAATCAGCATTTCTCGCAACCGCCGGCCCGTTATTCGGAAGCGACGCTCATCAAGGCTCTGGAGGAGAATGGAGTCGGAAGACCATCGACCTACGCTCCTACTATCGAAACGATCCAGAAACGCTATTACGTAAAAGTGACGGCAAAACGCTTCGAACCAACCGAACTGGGTACGATCGTCAATGGCTTGATCTCGACTTATTTCCCGGATATCGTGAACATTTCCTTCACTGCCGGGATGGAGCAGGACTTGGACAGTGTCGAAGAGGGCAATATGGAATGGGTCAAAGTAGTCGATCGTTTTTACAAACCATTCGCCGAAGAGTTGGCGAAAGCGGAAGTCGAGATTGAAAAAATCGAGATCAAAGATGAACCTGCCGGATTCGATTGCGAATTATGCGGACATCCGATGGTCATCAAAATCGGCAGATTCGGCAAGTTCTATGCGTGCAGCAATTTCCCGGAATGCCGGAACACGAAACCGATCGTTAAGAAAATCAACGTGACGTGCCCTGTATGCCACAAAGGCGAGGTCATCGAACGGAAATCTAAGAAAAACCGGATATTCTATGGCTGCGATCAGTATCCAGAGTGCGAATTCATCTCATGGGACAAACCGATCGGCCGTGATTGCCCGAAATGTCAACATTATCTTGTTGAGAAGAAGGTCAAAGGCGGCATCCAAGTGAAATGCAGTCATTGTGAATACGAGGAAGATGTACAGAAATAA
- the trmFO gene encoding methylenetetrahydrofolate--tRNA-(uracil(54)-C(5))-methyltransferase (FADH(2)-oxidizing) TrmFO produces MTNKTVTVIGAGLAGSEAAFQIAEQGIHVDLYEIRPKKMTPAHHTSGFAELVCTNSLRGNQVTNAAGLIKEEMRHLNSLIIKAADATALPAGGALAVDRENFSAYVTKTLGDHPNITIHLDELTELPEGITVVATGPLTSEPLSQSIQNFIEMEGLYFYDAAAPVLEKDSINMEKVYLKSRYDNGEAAYLNCPMTKTEFESFYRELIAAEVAPLKEFEEEKYFDGCMPFEVMASKGEKTLLFGPMKPVGLEDPKTGKIPYAVVQLRQDNAAGSLYNIVGFQTHLKWGEQKRILQMIPGLENAEIVRYGVMHRNTFLNSPKILRSTYQSQKRDDLFFAGQMTGVEGYVESAASGLLAGLNAARMANGQECVVFPKETMIGAMSHYITNTDSKHFQPMNANFGIIEPLGGKKIRDKQLKNQMIADKALAALDEFVQTI; encoded by the coding sequence ATGACAAATAAAACAGTTACCGTAATCGGAGCCGGCTTGGCCGGAAGCGAGGCAGCTTTTCAAATAGCGGAGCAGGGCATCCACGTCGATCTCTATGAGATCAGACCCAAAAAGATGACGCCTGCCCACCATACCTCAGGTTTTGCGGAATTGGTCTGCACCAATTCGCTAAGGGGTAACCAAGTCACGAATGCTGCGGGATTGATAAAGGAAGAAATGCGTCATCTGAATTCCCTGATCATCAAGGCGGCAGATGCGACCGCTCTGCCTGCGGGTGGCGCACTGGCTGTCGATCGCGAAAATTTTTCAGCCTATGTGACGAAAACATTAGGAGACCATCCCAATATCACGATCCATCTGGATGAACTGACGGAATTGCCGGAGGGGATTACGGTTGTAGCGACAGGCCCTTTGACTTCGGAACCATTAAGTCAATCGATCCAAAACTTTATCGAGATGGAAGGACTGTACTTCTATGATGCAGCCGCACCGGTGCTGGAAAAAGACAGCATCAATATGGAAAAGGTATACTTAAAGTCGCGTTACGACAACGGCGAAGCTGCCTACCTGAACTGTCCGATGACTAAAACGGAATTCGAATCGTTCTATCGCGAACTGATCGCTGCTGAAGTGGCCCCTCTGAAGGAGTTCGAGGAGGAAAAATACTTCGATGGCTGCATGCCTTTCGAAGTGATGGCCTCAAAAGGCGAAAAAACGTTGCTGTTCGGTCCGATGAAGCCTGTCGGTCTTGAGGATCCGAAGACCGGAAAGATCCCTTACGCAGTTGTGCAGCTACGTCAGGATAATGCTGCCGGCTCCTTATACAACATCGTCGGTTTCCAGACTCACCTGAAGTGGGGAGAGCAGAAGCGGATCCTGCAGATGATCCCGGGATTGGAAAATGCTGAAATCGTGCGTTACGGTGTTATGCACCGGAATACGTTCCTTAACTCTCCAAAAATACTGCGCTCCACCTATCAGAGCCAAAAACGCGATGATCTGTTCTTCGCTGGCCAAATGACCGGAGTGGAAGGCTATGTCGAGAGTGCCGCCAGCGGCCTGTTGGCTGGCCTCAATGCCGCCAGAATGGCGAACGGACAGGAATGTGTCGTCTTCCCGAAAGAAACGATGATCGGTGCCATGTCGCACTACATAACGAACACGGACAGCAAACATTTCCAACCGATGAACGCCAACTTTGGCATCATCGAACCGTTGGGCGGCAAGAAAATTCGTGATAAACAGCTCAAAAACCAAATGATAGCCGATAAAGCGTTGGCTGCCTTGGACGAATTCGTGCAAACGATTTAA
- the xerC gene encoding tyrosine recombinase XerC: MSNQELIDRFINYLAIERRYSDETVKAYLFDLKKFESFLEESGTSDLMAVQLYDVRLYLSFLDEQKLSRNTISRTLSSLRGFYHFLIRNDLLDENPLSYISFKKKQLRLPQYLYEEELEKLLRAAEGTEILDYRNRALVELLYATGIRVSECKNIKLQDISFDLGVILIFGKGNKERYVPFGHYAAAAIQEYLEMTRSELMTKHQRSHDHLFVNRLGDPLTAGGIEYILKQIMKKTGLTGTLHPHMLRHTFATDMLNNGADMRTVQELLGHASLSSTQIYTHVTKDALQRNYNQFHPRAKRDSKKQGE; the protein is encoded by the coding sequence TTGTCTAATCAAGAATTAATCGATCGATTCATAAACTATTTGGCAATTGAACGGCGCTATTCCGACGAAACGGTCAAAGCCTATCTGTTTGACCTGAAAAAATTCGAATCCTTTCTCGAAGAAAGTGGAACCAGCGACTTGATGGCGGTACAATTGTACGATGTCCGCCTGTATCTGAGTTTTTTGGATGAACAAAAATTGAGCCGAAACACCATTTCGCGCACGTTGTCGAGCTTGAGGGGGTTCTATCATTTCCTGATCCGCAACGACCTTCTTGATGAAAACCCTTTATCCTATATCTCTTTCAAGAAAAAGCAGCTGCGCCTGCCGCAGTACCTGTACGAAGAAGAATTGGAAAAACTCTTGCGCGCAGCCGAGGGGACCGAAATACTGGACTATCGGAACCGGGCGTTGGTGGAATTGTTGTATGCGACCGGAATCCGCGTCAGCGAATGCAAGAACATCAAGCTGCAGGATATATCCTTCGACCTGGGCGTCATTCTGATTTTCGGCAAAGGGAATAAAGAGCGCTATGTGCCGTTTGGGCATTATGCTGCCGCAGCCATCCAGGAGTATCTGGAAATGACCCGGTCGGAATTGATGACAAAGCATCAACGCAGCCATGACCATCTCTTTGTGAATCGCTTGGGCGATCCGCTTACGGCAGGCGGCATTGAATACATACTGAAACAGATCATGAAAAAAACGGGTTTGACCGGGACATTGCATCCGCATATGCTGCGGCATACCTTTGCGACCGATATGCTGAATAACGGAGCGGATATGCGGACAGTTCAGGAGCTTTTGGGACATGCCAGCCTGTCATCCACTCAAATCTATACACACGTAACGAAAGACGCCCTGCAACGGAATTACAACCAATTCCATCCGCGGGCGAAACGGGACAGCAAGAAACAGGGGGAATAA
- the hslV gene encoding HslVU peptidase proteolytic subunit, translating into MTTICAVQHNGRSAMAGDGQVTMGESVIMKGTAKKIRRIYHDEVIVGFAGGVADAFTLEDKFEEKLNQYKGNLMRASIEVAKEWRGDRALQKLEALLIVMNKEQMLLVSGSGEVIEPDDGILTIGSGGNYALAAARALKRRGSDLSAKEIAYESLKIASEICVFTNDNIIVEEF; encoded by the coding sequence ATGACAACAATCTGTGCAGTGCAGCACAACGGACGTTCAGCCATGGCGGGGGACGGCCAGGTGACGATGGGCGAATCTGTCATCATGAAAGGGACCGCCAAAAAAATCAGACGCATCTATCATGATGAAGTCATCGTCGGCTTCGCTGGCGGCGTAGCTGACGCTTTCACCCTTGAGGACAAATTCGAAGAGAAACTCAATCAATACAAAGGCAACCTGATGCGCGCCTCAATCGAGGTGGCCAAGGAATGGCGCGGTGACCGTGCCCTTCAAAAGTTGGAGGCGTTGCTGATCGTCATGAACAAGGAACAGATGCTGCTTGTTTCCGGGAGCGGGGAAGTCATCGAACCGGATGACGGGATCCTTACGATCGGTTCAGGCGGGAATTATGCCTTGGCTGCGGCAAGGGCCCTAAAAAGAAGAGGCTCCGATCTTTCCGCTAAGGAAATCGCTTACGAAAGCCTCAAGATTGCCTCAGAAATCTGCGTATTTACTAACGACAACATTATTGTTGAAGAATTTTAG